The proteins below are encoded in one region of Tsuneonella sp. CC-YZS046:
- a CDS encoding MerR family transcriptional regulator — translation MKMRDLETRTGVNRETIRVYFRKGLLPEPERPARNVADYGEDHVRAILAVRKLHRQSGMTLEQIKSLLDGTGSSSPLGASAFPHLEELVALRVGVENRQISLETMLEENPYARIDAEALARIGVIDLTQTPEGCVMSITDAGLVTIWGRMREAGFDENNGFPPDILGYYIEAAEIVAGNEARLFLERVEGRIDEVEAANMLEFALPTMLDFFGLIRLKAFLKNIGQRTREG, via the coding sequence ATGAAAATGCGCGACCTGGAAACCAGGACGGGGGTCAACCGCGAAACCATACGGGTTTATTTTCGCAAAGGCCTCTTGCCTGAACCTGAACGCCCTGCCCGGAATGTCGCCGACTATGGCGAGGATCACGTTCGCGCGATTCTCGCAGTTCGCAAACTGCACCGGCAGTCGGGCATGACGCTGGAGCAGATCAAGTCCCTGCTCGATGGAACGGGATCGTCCAGCCCGCTTGGCGCTTCGGCCTTTCCGCATCTGGAAGAACTGGTGGCGCTGCGCGTCGGAGTGGAAAACCGCCAGATTTCCCTTGAGACGATGCTTGAGGAAAATCCCTACGCCCGGATCGACGCGGAGGCGCTGGCGCGCATTGGCGTGATCGACCTCACGCAAACTCCCGAAGGGTGCGTGATGAGCATTACGGACGCTGGCCTGGTGACGATCTGGGGCCGCATGAGGGAGGCCGGATTCGACGAGAATAACGGCTTTCCGCCGGATATTCTGGGCTATTATATCGAGGCTGCGGAAATCGTCGCGGGCAACGAGGCCCGGCTGTTCCTGGAGCGGGTGGAGGGCCGTATCGACGAGGTCGAGGCGGCGAACATGCTCGAGTTCGCGCTACCGACCATGCTCGATTTCTTCGGGCTGATCCGGCTCAAGGCATTCCTGAAAAACATCGGCCAACGCACCAGGGAGGGCTAA
- a CDS encoding TetR/AcrR family transcriptional regulator: MTRAKPEQDLPSKANRQRRSQAERSEAMRTRLAAAAYQTVAKGGLNALRLRSVAETAGVSQGALLHHFPDKNAVVLAAIETALELAREDSNEYLSTSQNGREALLRAMLAEFRAFFFSDRFWVAIGITIETVKDETFFSSVRSRVAVLRKPVYDAWEERLIQGGWTPKQAARDVRGGAAIISGLAIRRFWADVDNVADEIIEEWVADRLERQLSSGSD, encoded by the coding sequence ATGACCCGAGCAAAACCGGAACAGGATCTGCCCAGCAAGGCTAACCGGCAGCGCCGTTCGCAAGCCGAACGCAGCGAAGCCATGCGCACCAGGCTGGCCGCCGCCGCCTATCAGACCGTGGCCAAGGGCGGCCTGAACGCCTTGCGGCTTCGCTCCGTCGCCGAAACAGCGGGCGTATCGCAGGGCGCGCTGCTGCATCATTTCCCTGACAAGAATGCGGTGGTCCTCGCCGCCATCGAAACGGCGCTGGAACTCGCCCGGGAAGACAGCAACGAATATCTCTCCACCTCGCAGAACGGCCGCGAAGCGCTGCTGCGCGCCATGCTGGCGGAGTTCCGGGCCTTTTTCTTCAGCGATCGCTTCTGGGTGGCGATCGGGATCACCATCGAAACCGTGAAGGACGAGACGTTCTTCTCTTCCGTGCGAAGCCGCGTCGCGGTGCTGCGCAAGCCGGTTTACGATGCGTGGGAAGAACGGCTTATCCAGGGCGGGTGGACGCCCAAGCAGGCTGCGCGGGACGTGCGGGGAGGCGCGGCGATCATATCCGGCCTCGCCATTCGCCGCTTCTGGGCCGATGTCGACAATGTCGCGGACGAGATCATCGAGGAATGGGTGGCCGATCGGCTGGAGCGCCAGCTTTCTTCCGGATCAGATTGA
- a CDS encoding TonB-dependent receptor, whose product MSFTRTFVRGLLCASVAIPAAAMAQAASNSAPDPAAETFGAGEIVVTAQRRAERLQDIPATISALDADALAKSGVLDITNVAPRVPGFYAGGFGASRPQLYIRGIGTRQFDPGSESSVGVFVDESYLGRTGAVLGALKDIERVEVLKGPQGTLYGRNTIGGAINVLTKAPTDELSAEFEGTYGNYDYIDVFGAISGPIAGDVLKARAALWHSKRDGYVTNLTTGNRPQGLDNWGGRLRFEINPSDNVKIDLIGEIMRDKGRSFQGESIGNVLDPTNTLLGNANDGQQTLSDNPYKQYYTTDPAFDRNIDSFTGKVDIDLGGASFVSVTSYRKMKYTDDRDFDNTSNDVIRQITAERSKQFTQEFRLVSDPNGSLSLGGLVDWIVGVYYYHDKSFHSDTFDFGPDSIVGEGGVDVTFGNYKTTSTAVFGQATFHITPTLDLTLGGRYTEDRKRAQLGGTTTDALPLVPANFLVDNPKVKFTSFDPKITLSYRPNRDLNLYATYSQGFKSGGYQYTPLTATQAGLIFQPEEIDAYEVGVKSVWGGGLARVNAAAFYYDYKNLQVSTVVQLPDGSTPSLITNAGTSEIKGAELEVSLEPVKGLTFNAAYAYTDAKYDRYLGPPTAAFPSGADFGGTRMVRAPKHSLNLSGEYVLPIGDESDVTFRADYSYISKFYHEPGEGQLAYGTTIPLTVEDGYGLLNARITYNMGGFYASVWGRNITDKLYRRTILALPGQVINLYGEPQTYGITIGYKY is encoded by the coding sequence ATGAGCTTTACCAGAACCTTTGTGCGGGGCCTGTTGTGCGCTTCCGTAGCTATTCCCGCCGCTGCGATGGCGCAGGCGGCCAGCAATTCAGCGCCGGACCCGGCGGCCGAAACATTCGGTGCCGGAGAAATCGTCGTCACCGCGCAGAGGCGGGCGGAGCGCTTGCAGGATATTCCGGCAACCATCAGCGCGCTCGATGCCGATGCCCTGGCCAAGTCGGGCGTGCTCGACATCACCAATGTGGCCCCGCGCGTTCCCGGCTTCTATGCGGGCGGCTTCGGCGCCAGCCGGCCGCAGCTCTATATTCGCGGCATCGGCACCCGCCAGTTCGACCCGGGCAGCGAATCCTCGGTCGGCGTGTTCGTCGATGAAAGCTATCTCGGCCGCACCGGCGCGGTGCTGGGCGCGCTCAAGGATATTGAGCGCGTCGAAGTGCTGAAAGGGCCGCAGGGCACCTTGTATGGCCGCAACACCATCGGCGGCGCGATCAACGTCCTCACCAAGGCGCCCACCGACGAGCTGTCGGCGGAGTTCGAGGGCACTTACGGCAATTACGATTATATCGACGTGTTCGGCGCTATATCCGGCCCGATCGCGGGGGATGTGTTGAAGGCGCGCGCGGCGCTCTGGCATTCCAAGCGGGATGGCTATGTCACGAACCTTACTACGGGCAATCGCCCGCAGGGCCTGGACAATTGGGGCGGCCGCCTGCGTTTCGAGATCAATCCGTCCGACAACGTCAAGATCGACCTGATCGGCGAGATCATGCGCGACAAGGGGCGCTCGTTCCAGGGCGAGAGCATCGGCAATGTGCTCGATCCGACCAATACGCTGCTCGGCAACGCCAATGACGGCCAGCAGACCCTGAGCGATAACCCCTACAAGCAGTATTACACCACCGACCCGGCCTTCGACCGGAATATCGATTCTTTCACCGGCAAGGTCGACATCGATCTGGGCGGGGCTTCCTTCGTTTCGGTGACGTCCTATCGCAAGATGAAATACACAGACGATCGCGATTTCGACAACACCAGCAACGATGTCATCCGCCAGATCACGGCGGAGCGGTCGAAGCAGTTCACCCAGGAATTCCGTCTCGTGTCCGATCCGAACGGATCGTTGTCGCTGGGCGGGCTGGTCGACTGGATCGTCGGCGTCTATTACTACCACGACAAGAGCTTCCATTCCGACACCTTCGATTTCGGGCCGGACAGCATAGTCGGCGAAGGCGGGGTCGACGTTACCTTCGGCAATTACAAGACCACCAGCACCGCGGTGTTCGGGCAAGCGACCTTCCACATCACGCCTACCCTGGATCTGACCCTGGGCGGGCGCTACACCGAAGACAGGAAGCGCGCGCAGCTGGGCGGGACGACTACCGACGCCCTGCCGCTGGTTCCGGCCAATTTCCTGGTCGACAATCCCAAGGTCAAGTTCACCAGCTTCGATCCGAAGATCACGCTTTCCTACCGGCCCAATCGCGACCTCAATCTCTACGCGACCTATAGCCAGGGCTTCAAATCGGGCGGCTATCAATACACCCCGCTCACCGCGACCCAGGCCGGCCTGATTTTCCAGCCGGAAGAGATCGACGCCTATGAAGTAGGCGTCAAATCCGTCTGGGGCGGCGGGTTGGCGCGCGTCAACGCCGCTGCATTCTACTACGATTACAAGAACCTGCAGGTTTCGACGGTTGTCCAGCTGCCGGACGGTTCGACGCCGAGCCTCATCACCAATGCCGGCACCAGCGAGATCAAGGGCGCGGAACTCGAAGTCAGCCTGGAGCCGGTCAAGGGCCTGACCTTCAACGCGGCCTATGCCTACACCGATGCGAAGTATGACAGGTATCTTGGCCCGCCGACTGCCGCCTTCCCCAGCGGCGCCGATTTTGGCGGCACCCGCATGGTGCGCGCTCCCAAGCATTCGCTCAATCTGAGCGGCGAGTATGTCCTGCCGATCGGGGATGAGAGCGATGTCACCTTCCGGGCCGACTATTCCTACATCAGCAAGTTCTATCATGAGCCGGGCGAAGGCCAGCTTGCCTACGGGACGACCATCCCGCTGACCGTGGAGGACGGGTATGGCCTGCTGAATGCGCGGATCACCTACAACATGGGCGGCTTCTATGCTTCGGTGTGGGGGCGGAACATCACCGACAAGCTCTACCGCAGGACGATCCTGGCCCTGCCGGGGCAGGTCATCAACCTGTATGGCGAGCCGCAAACCTATGGCATAACCATCGGCTACAAATATTGA
- a CDS encoding enoyl-CoA hydratase/isomerase family protein has translation MVITYQFLRFEQRGEIGIVTLDRPDRLNALNPGLMEELAACFTALRGRHDVRVVLLRGEGRAFCAGADLNSDAMVPDGPGRAQKQVRIQKIASGIVAAMRDCPQPIIALLKGPVCGGGFSIALAADVRLATPDTRMNVANLKVGLGGPDMGSGYMLPRLIGWSAAAALMFTGDFIQAERACQLGLVAEIADPDELDRVGEEWAGRMLAASPMGLRLTKESLNQLVDCNGLAAALAMEDIQQTLLLGTADHREAVSAFLEKRKPDYRDE, from the coding sequence ATGGTCATCACATATCAGTTTCTACGCTTCGAGCAGCGCGGAGAGATCGGCATCGTCACTCTGGACCGGCCGGATCGCCTCAATGCCCTGAATCCCGGCCTGATGGAGGAATTGGCGGCCTGCTTCACTGCGCTGCGCGGCCGGCATGATGTCAGGGTGGTATTGCTGCGCGGCGAGGGGCGCGCATTCTGCGCCGGGGCCGATCTGAATTCCGATGCCATGGTTCCCGATGGCCCCGGCCGGGCGCAGAAGCAGGTGCGGATTCAGAAGATCGCGTCCGGCATCGTGGCCGCGATGCGCGATTGCCCCCAGCCGATCATCGCCCTGCTGAAAGGGCCGGTCTGCGGCGGCGGCTTCTCGATCGCGCTGGCGGCCGATGTCCGCCTCGCGACGCCCGATACGCGGATGAACGTGGCCAATCTGAAGGTCGGCCTGGGCGGCCCGGATATGGGTTCGGGCTATATGCTGCCACGGCTGATCGGCTGGTCGGCGGCGGCCGCGCTGATGTTCACCGGCGATTTCATTCAGGCGGAGCGCGCCTGTCAACTCGGGCTGGTGGCGGAAATTGCCGATCCGGACGAACTCGACCGGGTGGGCGAGGAATGGGCAGGGCGAATGCTGGCCGCATCGCCGATGGGCCTTCGGCTGACCAAGGAATCCCTCAATCAATTGGTCGATTGCAATGGGTTGGCTGCGGCTCTCGCCATGGAGGATATTCAGCAGACCCTGCTGCTGGGCACTGCCGACCACAGGGAAGCGGTCTCGGCCTTTCTCGAAAAGCGCAAGCCGGATTATCGGGATGAGTGA
- a CDS encoding AMP-binding protein: MSDIPRRGALAGGMMNVPMLLSELIDYAADYHGHVEVVGRRLDDSLQRENWSLIRARSARIANALIAHDYDENARIASLAWNTLDHLGLFYGVLGLGIPLHTLNPRLTADDLAYMAEKVGDDLCFLDAGNVALALELAPLAPVIKRWVFFGDTLPDGAEALPGIVTIGEFLGDAAADIRWPGFEEDRAATICFTSGTTGRPKGVIYSHRSITLSAMNMSMADMYATSIGGEAETVLPIAAMYHANAWMMPFTAPLNGQKLVLPGRRLDAAAVLDLILSEEVTLAGAVPTIWLDVIGEMNRRGIEHTSLRTALVAGTPLPPAVADALAEKGITSRQSFGMTEVPGAARGAPPRGSAALDASTQRQLAVSRQGRVAFQAKFRLVDEQGNPLPHDGSSRGLLQVRGATVCGRYMDEEGPVREWLDTGDIGVIHPDATIEIVDRAKDAIKSGGEWISSPQLEAAASSHPGVREAAVIAIPDPRWQERPLLICVGEPDAPDRPGDDELRRHMQSHVAKWWLPERIEWVDSLPKTPTGKLDKVALRREMNLERL, translated from the coding sequence ATGAGTGACATACCTCGCCGGGGCGCATTGGCAGGGGGCATGATGAATGTTCCCATGCTGCTGTCCGAACTGATCGATTACGCCGCCGACTATCACGGGCATGTCGAAGTGGTCGGCCGCAGGCTCGACGACAGTCTGCAGCGAGAGAACTGGAGCCTCATCCGGGCCAGGAGCGCGCGCATCGCGAACGCGCTCATCGCGCATGACTATGACGAGAATGCCCGGATTGCGTCTCTGGCCTGGAATACGCTCGATCACCTCGGGTTATTCTACGGTGTGCTCGGCCTGGGTATCCCTCTGCACACGTTGAATCCCCGTCTGACCGCGGATGATCTCGCTTACATGGCGGAGAAAGTCGGCGACGATCTGTGCTTCCTCGATGCGGGAAATGTCGCGCTGGCGCTGGAACTTGCGCCGCTTGCCCCGGTCATCAAGCGGTGGGTGTTCTTCGGAGACACGCTGCCTGACGGGGCCGAGGCGCTGCCGGGGATCGTCACAATCGGCGAATTTCTGGGAGATGCGGCGGCGGACATTCGCTGGCCCGGCTTCGAGGAAGATCGTGCCGCCACGATCTGCTTCACCTCCGGCACGACCGGGCGGCCGAAGGGGGTGATCTATTCCCATCGTTCGATAACCCTTTCCGCGATGAACATGTCCATGGCGGACATGTATGCTACCAGCATCGGCGGCGAAGCGGAGACGGTGCTGCCGATCGCGGCGATGTATCACGCCAATGCCTGGATGATGCCGTTCACGGCGCCCTTGAATGGCCAGAAGCTGGTGCTGCCGGGGCGGCGGCTGGATGCGGCGGCGGTGCTCGATCTGATCCTTTCGGAAGAGGTCACTCTGGCCGGTGCGGTGCCGACGATCTGGCTCGATGTCATCGGCGAGATGAACCGGCGCGGCATCGAACATACCAGCCTGCGCACCGCCCTTGTGGCGGGAACGCCGCTGCCGCCTGCCGTGGCGGACGCCTTGGCCGAAAAGGGCATTACCTCGCGACAGAGCTTTGGCATGACCGAAGTTCCGGGCGCGGCCCGTGGCGCTCCGCCGCGCGGCTCGGCGGCTCTCGATGCTTCGACTCAGCGGCAGCTCGCCGTGAGCAGGCAGGGGCGGGTGGCGTTCCAGGCGAAATTCCGGCTTGTCGATGAACAGGGCAATCCATTGCCGCATGACGGCAGTAGCCGGGGTTTGCTCCAGGTTCGCGGCGCTACCGTCTGCGGGCGCTACATGGATGAAGAAGGCCCCGTGCGGGAATGGCTGGATACGGGCGACATCGGCGTGATCCATCCGGATGCGACGATCGAGATCGTGGATCGCGCAAAGGATGCGATCAAGTCCGGCGGGGAATGGATAAGCTCCCCTCAGCTCGAGGCGGCGGCTTCGAGCCATCCCGGCGTAAGGGAAGCGGCGGTGATCGCCATCCCGGACCCCCGGTGGCAGGAAAGGCCGCTGTTGATTTGCGTAGGCGAGCCGGATGCGCCCGATCGCCCCGGCGATGACGAGTTGCGCCGGCACATGCAAAGCCATGTCGCGAAGTGGTGGCTGCCGGAGCGGATCGAATGGGTGGACAGCCTGCCCAAGACGCCGACCGGAAAGCTCGACAAGGTCGCTCTGCGCCGCGAAATGAATCTGGAAAGACTGTGA